The genomic region GCTTCAAGATCAGCGTCAAGACCCTGGTGGCCGCCAACGGACTATCCAGCAGCAAGGCCATCAAACCCGGAATGCGCCTGAGCATCCCCGACGCCTCGGAGCAGTCCGCCCAAAAGACCCGCGTGCAGGCCGCCAAGGCCAGGGAGCAGGTCACCCGCTACACCGTGCGCCAGGGCGACACCATCTACAGCCTGTCCCGGCGCTTCGGCGTCACCGCCGACGCCCTCAAGGCCTGGAACAAGATCAAGGGCACCGACCTGCGCGCTGGCGAAAGCCTCAAGGTCTACGCCCAGTAGCCGCGCCCCATCCGCCTCGAAAAGCCCCCTGGAGCGTCTCCGGGGGGCTTTTTTTTCGCGTTCGCCCACGGAAGCGGAAAACCGCGCGGGCGCGCTTGCCGCCGCAGCCGAAGGCAAGCCGTGCGCGCGCCGCCCATGCCCGCAAAGGACGAAGGCACGCTTCCGGAGGGATCAGGGCCTGGCGGCGGCGGACAGCGGCTGGCGCGCGTCGTCCTGAAGCGAAAGCAGGGCTTCCAGCTCCGGGCCGCTCAAGGGCGGATGGAACAGATAGCCCTGCACGGCCTCGCAGCCGATGGCGGCCAGGATCTCCAACTGCTCGCCGGTCTCCACGCCCTCGGCCACAAGGGTCAGGCGCAGACTCTCCGCCAGGGCGGAAATGGCGCCCACCAGGGCGCGGCCGTCCGCGTCGGCGCAGGGCAGGTCGCGCACAAAGGCGCGGTCGATCTTGAGCACGTCCACCGGGAAGCGCTGCAGGTAGGAAAGCGAGCTGTAGCCCGTGCCGAAGTCGTCAATGGCCAGGGACACCCCAAGGGCCTTGAGCCTGCGCATGGCGGCCAGGGCGGCCTCCGGGTCGCCCATGAGGGCCGATTCCGTAAGCTCCAGCTTGAGCAGGGACGAGGGCAGGCCGGACTCCCGCAGCACCTGGCTCACGGTCCCCACAAGGTCCGGCTGGGCGAACTGCCGCGCGGAGAGGTTCACGGACAGGAACATGCGGCGTGCCGCCGGGCTTCTGCGGCGCAGGGCGGCCATTTCCCGGCAGGCCAGGCGCAGCACCTGCCCCCCCAGCGACACGATGAGCCCGGACTCCTCCGCATGGGGGATGAAATGCTTCGGCCCCACCAGCCCCCGCGTGGGGCTGCGCCAGCGCGCCAGGGCCTCCACGCCCAGAATGCTCCCGTCGGACACGGAGACGATGGGCTGGTAGCAGGCCACGAATTCCCCCTGCTCAAGCCCCCGGCGCATGTCGGCGTCCAGGGCCATGAGCTCCTGCGCGCGCAGCAGCATCCCCGGATGGAACAGCCGCATCCTGTCGCGGCCGGACTCCTTGGCGCGGTGCATGGCGAGGTCGGCCTTCTGCAGCACGCTCTCCGCCTCCTCGTCGTCCTCCTCCGGCTCCAGCACTATGCCCGCGCTGGCGGTAAGGCGCAGCTCGCGCCCGCCCACCCGCATGGGCAGGCAGAGTTCCTCGACGGCCAGGCGCAGCAGTTCCTCGGCCTCGTCGCGGCTGTGCGCCCCTTCCACAAGCAGCACAAATTCGTCCCCGCCGAAACGGCACACGCGGCCCTGCCCCTCCAAGGCCGCAGCCAGCCTGCGGGCGGCCTCCACCAGCACAAGGTCGCCAACGGAATGTCCCAGGCTGTCGTTGACCATCTTGAAGCGGTCCAGGTCCACAAAGGCCACGGCCGGCGGCCGCCGCTGCCCCTGGGACCGGCGCACCGCCTCCCGCACCAGCTCCAGGCAACGGGCGCGGTTGGGCAGCCCGGTAAGCGGGTCGTGCAAGGCTTTGAACGACAGCTGGCGCTCCATGCGCTTGCGCGCGGTGATGTCGGCCATGACCAGGATGGCGGCGATGACGCGCCCCTCAGCGTTGCGCACGGGGCTGGCGTTGACCAAAAGCGCGCGCTCAGGGCCTCCATTCAACAAGAATCGCACTTCCAGATCGCGGGTACTTTCGCCGCAGGCCAAGGCCCGCGAGAGCGGCGTCTGTCCCGGCATGACCGTGTTGTCGTTCTCGTCCAGGAAGAGCCAGCAAGGCAGATGCCCGTCCACGGCCATGCCCACAAGCGTCTCGGCCTGCACGCCGAGCATCCTCCCTGCGGCGTCGTTGGCGATGCTCACGCAGCCGGTGGCGGCGTCGCCGATGATGATGCCCCAGGGCGCCTGCTCCAGCGATGCGGCGAACAGGGCGCTGGTGCTCTCCAAATCACGCTCCAGGCGGCGCTTCTCGGTGATGTCGCGGCCGAAGGCGCAGATGTACTCGTCCTCGCCGAAGCGCATGTAAAAGGCCTTGATCTCCTTCAGCACGCGTCTGCGGTCCCGGGCCATCTGCTCGGTCTCAAAACTGTGCGGCCCCTGGCGCACCTGGTGCAGCAGGCGGTACACGCCCTCCGGGCCGTAGCCGGGATCGATGTCGCCGAAGGGCATGTCCAGCAGCTCCTGGCGCGCATAGCCCAGGCTGCGGGCCACAGCCTCGTTGACATAGGCCAGGGTTCCGCCGGGGCGCATGAGGTAGACCTCCTCAACGCCCGCGTCGAGGAAAAATTTGAACCGGGCCAGGTCGCGTTCGGCCTGGCGCGTGGCGGTCACGTCCTGGAACACGCAGACCCCGGCCAGCACCCGGCCCTGGGCGTCGCGCACGGGAGCGGCGTTGGCCAGCACCCAGCGTTCCTCCCCGTCCGGGAACACGAAACGGTATTCCGCCCCCTGCGTCACCTCGCCTTTGTCCAGGGCCAGGAACAGGGGCAGCTCGCTTCCGGGCACATGCCGCCCCATGGGCGTGTACGCGCGCCAGGGGGGATTGCTCCGTATGCTACCGTGCGGGGGAACCGCGTCCAGTTTCAGGATGCCCAAGGCCTGGCCGTTGACCACGGACGGCGTGGCCGGGTCGGCGTAGACGATGGCGATCCCGGAGGGCGACTGGTCGATGGCCGAGGCGAGCAGATCCTGTGTTTTGCGGTGGCGGGCCATTTCCGCCAGCAGGCTGTCGCGCAGCAGGTCGGTTTCGCGGCTGCGGGCCTCGGCCTGGCGGCGGATGCGCCGCGCCCGCGCCAGCACAAGCAGGCTGCCGCCCAAGGCCAGGACGCACAAGGCGGCCGGAATTCCCCAGGGAGGCAGCCGCCAGGGGCCGCGCGCGTTCTTCGTCTCCAGCAGCAGGATGTCCTCTGCGGGCAGGGCCGCCAGCCCGGCATTGACGCGCGCCAACAGACGCTGGTCATCCTTGCGCAGGGCCGCGCGCAGGGCCGCGCCGGGAAAGCGCCGCACCAGGGCGAAGCGCTCCGGCTTGCCCAAAGATTCCAGCCTGCGCCGGAAGGCCATGACCGGAGCCGCGGCCAGCCGCACCTGCCCCAAGGCCAGCGCGGCCGCAAGGGTGGGCAGGTCCGGATGCTCGCGCCGCCGGAGGCCGGGAAAGGCGGTGGCGAGATAGCCGGAAACCGCATCGCCGCGCACCACGCCCACCTCAAGCCCGGAGAGCTCCAGGCGGCTGTTCCCGGCCTCCGCCAGAGTGGCGGCAGTCTCCTCCAGGGCGAAGAGGCCCAGGCCCAGGTCCATGAGCGGCCTGGTCCAGGCAAAGCGTTCCTCCAACCCGGAAACGTCGGACGCGCCAGGCTCTTCCGGTGCCGCGGCGCCTTGCGCTGGCGGATACAGCGGCCCGTCGAGCGACAGCCCGGCATGGATGTCCGCCTGGCCCTGCTCCACCAAAGCCAAGGCCTCCGAGGCGGGCGCGAGCCGGAACTCCACGTCCAGCCCCCCGCGCTCCGCGAACAGCCGCCAGAAATCCGGCAACAGTCCCGCGGCCCGGCCATCGGCATCGCGATAGGAATAGGGGGCTGCGTCCTCCGGGCAGGCAACGACCAAGACGGCGTTGTCCCGCGCCTGGACGGGAGGCGCGGCCCAGAGCAGGATCAGCGCAAGCAAAAGGGCCGCCAGACGGCGGGACGAAAACGCCCCGCCTTCCGCGGCCCCTTCCGGACGCAACAGGGGGAGTGCGCCCATTTCCGGCACTGGCTCTTACTTTGTCGCCTTCACCACATCCGTGGCGGCGTCCTGCAGCAGGTATTGCAACGTGGACGAAAGCACCTTCTGCGCGGCGTCCACATAGGTCAGGCCGAGGTTCTCGCGCTCCCCGGTGTAGATCTGCTCGACGATGAAAACCCCGTCCTTCTCCACCTTCACGCGCAGGCGCAGGCGGGCCTTGGCCATCAGCGCCGTGCCGGTCTCCACGTTGACGGTGTCGAAGGAGCCGGACACCACATAGCCCTTCACGGGCGCCGTATCGGTCTTTTCCCGGTACTTCACGTCGCAGCCACGGGCCTTGAGCTCCTCGAACATGGCCCAGCTCACCCATTCGGACACGTCGTTTTCCGGATAAAACCGCTTGCCCTCGCCCAGCGAACCGATGGTGATGGTGTCGGCGCGCTTGTCCACGAACGGCGACAGGGTAATGGGCGCGGAGCAGGAGGCGGTTCCCTGAGGCGTGGAGGGCTGGTAGCGCAGCGGCACGACGGTGTTTGCGGCGCAGGCGCACAGCAGGGTCAACGCGGCCATGATGCTGGCGAAAAGAATGGTCTTGCGAATGCGGTGCATGAACTTCATGCGAAAATCCCTCCCGAATCTGCGGCTTGCGGGGCGCATCGCCCCGGAACTGGCGGACGATAGGCCAAAACACTGCGCCGCGCAAGCAAGCCGAACGCGACCCCGCCGACCACGCGGTTCTGGACCTGAACGCGCATTTGTGCTGCTGTGGAGCGGTCCGCGCAACGCCGCGCGGAGACAGACAAGGAGCGCCCCATGATCACCCGCCGCACATTCCGCACCCTGGCCGATGCGCTGCTCGTTTCGTTCCTGCTGTGCGTGGCAGCCGCCGGACCGGCCACGGCCGCACAGCCGCGCCAACCCGAGGAAGTGGAGGTGTGCGGCCGCATCGTGTCCGGCATGGACCAGGTGTTCATCAAGGACGGCGAGGAGTACTGGCTGGTGGAGGGCCAGCGCCTGGCCCCTTTCGCGGGCAGAACGGTGCGCGCCAAGGGGCTTGTCATCCGCCGCGACCAGGAGTACCGCACCATTCGCCTGCTTGAGCACAGCATCCAAAGCCCGGACGACGCGTCGCCCTCGGCGGCTCCGGAGCGGAACGCCCCTGCCGGGCAGGCGCGCGGCAAAAGGAAATAGCCCTCCACCCAACAACAAGGACGCATGACCATGCTGGAAACAGCCATCCTGGACGGCGAGGCGGATCCTCCGGACGCTGGGGCCGCGGCCCGCGAAGGCGGCGCCGAGCCCGAAGAGCCCCCCTCACCCGAAGTCCCCCCCCTGCTCCCCGATCCCCACTTTCCCGACGCACCCGAACCGCTTGCCCGCTTCCTGTCCCGGCATTTTCCCGGCGCCACCCAGCGCGAATGGAACGACTGGCGCTGGCAGATCGCCAACCGCATCGCCGATGCCGAAACCGCCGCGCGCCTGTGGCGACTCTCGGACGACGAACGCGCCGCCCTGGCCCGGCCCCGCGCCACCCTGCCCCTGGCCGTGACCCCCTACTACGCCCGGCTTGTGGACCCCTGTGATCCCGCGCAGCCCCTGCGGCGCACGGTGCTGCCCGCAACGGCCGAAGACCTGCGCGCCCCGGGCGAGGCCGACGACCCCCTGGCCGAGGACGCCTGCTCGCCCGTGCCCGGTCTGGTGCACCGCTACCCCAACCGGGTGCTGTTTTTGGCCACGGGCTTCTGCTCCACCTACTGCCGCTACTGCACGCGCTCGCGCCAGGTGGGCGCGGCGTGCGCCGCCACAACGCGCGGCGGCGCGGCGGCCGGGCCGGAAGGCCTGCGCAGGCGCTGGCAGGCCTGCCTGGACTACATCGCCCGCACGCCCCAGGTGGCGGACGTGCTTCTCTCAGGCGGCGACCCGCTGACCCTGCCCGACGCCGCGCTGGACTGGCTGCTCACGCGGTTGCGGGCCATTCGCCATGTGGAGATCGTGCGCATCGGCACCAAGGTTCCGGCCGTGCTGCCCATGCGCGTCACCAAACACCTGGCGCGGATGCTCAAAAAGCACCACCCGCTATGGATGAGCCTGCACTTCGCCCACCCGCGGGAGCTCACCGCCGACACGCGCCAGGCCTGCGCCATCCTGGCCGATGCGGGCATTCCGCTGGGCAGCCAGACCGTGCTGCTGGCGGGCGTCAACGACACGCCGCAGGCCCTGGGCGGCCTGTTCCAAGGCCTGCTGTCCCTGCGGGTGCGGCCGTACTACCTGTACCAGTGCGATCCCATCAGCGGCTCCGCCCACTTCCGCACACCGGTGGCGCGCGGCGTGGAGATCCTGCGCGCCCTGCGCGGGCGCCTGTCCGGCTACGCCATGCCAACCTTCGTCATCGACGCGCCCGGCGGCGGAGGCAAGATTCCCCTGGCGCCCGAGTACACCCTGGGCTATTCTGGCGATGATCTGGTCCTTCACAACTACGCGGGCGGCCTGTACCGCTACCCGGACCGCGCAGGCGCGGCGCTGGCGGCAAGGCCCCGCACGGGAGGCGCGGCATGAAGGTGGGACTGGTGTACGACCTGCGCTCCGAATACCTCGCGGCGGGCTTCAGCGAGGAGCAGACCGCAGAACTGGACCATGAGGAGACCATCGAGGCCCTGCGCCTGGGCCTCACCGCCCTGGGCTTCGAGGTGGAGGCCGTGGGCTCGGCCCGCGCCCTGGCCGGGGCCCTGGCCCACGGCAGGCGCTGGGACTTCGTCTTCAACATCGCGGAAGGGCTTTTCGGCTCCGGCAGGGAAGCGCTGGCCCCGGCGCTGCTCGACGCTTGGCGCATTCCCTACACCTTCTCCGACCCGCTGGTGATGGCCCTGTGCCTGGACAAGGCCATGTGCAAGCGCGTGGTGCGCGACCTTGGCCTGCCCACCCCGGACTTCGCCCTGGTGCGTTCCGAGAAGGACCTGGCCGAGCTGCGCCTGGGCTACCCCGTGTTCGCCAAGCCCGTGGCCGAGGGCACGGGCAAGGGGGTGAGCGCAGCCTCCCGCGCGGGGGACAGGAAGGAGCTGGCGGCGGTGTGCCGAACGCTCCTCAAGCGTTTTCACCAGCCCGTGCTGGTGGAGGCGTACCTGCCCGGCCGCGAGTTCACCGTGGGCGTGGTGGGCACCGGGGAACTGGCCCGGCCGCTGGGGGTGATGGAAGTGGTCCTGCGCGGCGGGGCCGAGCCGGGGGCGTACTCTTACAGCAACAAGGCCAACTTCGAAAGCGTGGTGGACTATCTGCCCGCCGTGGGGCCGGAGGCCGAAGAGGCCGCCCAGCTGGCCCTGGACGTGTGGCGGGGCTTAGGCTGCCGCGACGGGGGCCGGGTGGACATCCGCCAGGACGGACAGGGCCGGGCGCAGTTCATGGAGGTCAACCCGCTCGCCGGGCTGAACCCGAACATCTCCGACCTGCCCATTTTGTGCCGCATGAACGGGGTGAGCTACCAGGACCTGCTGCGCATGATCGTGCAGTCGGCCCTGGAACGCCTGCCGCTGGACCCTGACCGCGAGCGGCCTCTGCGCGGCTGAGACGCCATTCACGCGCGGCTTGCCAAGCGCGGCGCAAGCGGGTACTTTTATGGCTTGACCGCAAA from Humidesulfovibrio mexicanus harbors:
- a CDS encoding EAL domain-containing protein → MGALPLLRPEGAAEGGAFSSRRLAALLLALILLWAAPPVQARDNAVLVVACPEDAAPYSYRDADGRAAGLLPDFWRLFAERGGLDVEFRLAPASEALALVEQGQADIHAGLSLDGPLYPPAQGAAAPEEPGASDVSGLEERFAWTRPLMDLGLGLFALEETAATLAEAGNSRLELSGLEVGVVRGDAVSGYLATAFPGLRRREHPDLPTLAAALALGQVRLAAAPVMAFRRRLESLGKPERFALVRRFPGAALRAALRKDDQRLLARVNAGLAALPAEDILLLETKNARGPWRLPPWGIPAALCVLALGGSLLVLARARRIRRQAEARSRETDLLRDSLLAEMARHRKTQDLLASAIDQSPSGIAIVYADPATPSVVNGQALGILKLDAVPPHGSIRSNPPWRAYTPMGRHVPGSELPLFLALDKGEVTQGAEYRFVFPDGEERWVLANAAPVRDAQGRVLAGVCVFQDVTATRQAERDLARFKFFLDAGVEEVYLMRPGGTLAYVNEAVARSLGYARQELLDMPFGDIDPGYGPEGVYRLLHQVRQGPHSFETEQMARDRRRVLKEIKAFYMRFGEDEYICAFGRDITEKRRLERDLESTSALFAASLEQAPWGIIIGDAATGCVSIANDAAGRMLGVQAETLVGMAVDGHLPCWLFLDENDNTVMPGQTPLSRALACGESTRDLEVRFLLNGGPERALLVNASPVRNAEGRVIAAILVMADITARKRMERQLSFKALHDPLTGLPNRARCLELVREAVRRSQGQRRPPAVAFVDLDRFKMVNDSLGHSVGDLVLVEAARRLAAALEGQGRVCRFGGDEFVLLVEGAHSRDEAEELLRLAVEELCLPMRVGGRELRLTASAGIVLEPEEDDEEAESVLQKADLAMHRAKESGRDRMRLFHPGMLLRAQELMALDADMRRGLEQGEFVACYQPIVSVSDGSILGVEALARWRSPTRGLVGPKHFIPHAEESGLIVSLGGQVLRLACREMAALRRRSPAARRMFLSVNLSARQFAQPDLVGTVSQVLRESGLPSSLLKLELTESALMGDPEAALAAMRRLKALGVSLAIDDFGTGYSSLSYLQRFPVDVLKIDRAFVRDLPCADADGRALVGAISALAESLRLTLVAEGVETGEQLEILAAIGCEAVQGYLFHPPLSGPELEALLSLQDDARQPLSAAARP
- a CDS encoding YajG family lipoprotein translates to MKFMHRIRKTILFASIMAALTLLCACAANTVVPLRYQPSTPQGTASCSAPITLSPFVDKRADTITIGSLGEGKRFYPENDVSEWVSWAMFEELKARGCDVKYREKTDTAPVKGYVVSGSFDTVNVETGTALMAKARLRLRVKVEKDGVFIVEQIYTGERENLGLTYVDAAQKVLSSTLQYLLQDAATDVVKATK
- a CDS encoding KamA family radical SAM protein, which produces MLETAILDGEADPPDAGAAAREGGAEPEEPPSPEVPPLLPDPHFPDAPEPLARFLSRHFPGATQREWNDWRWQIANRIADAETAARLWRLSDDERAALARPRATLPLAVTPYYARLVDPCDPAQPLRRTVLPATAEDLRAPGEADDPLAEDACSPVPGLVHRYPNRVLFLATGFCSTYCRYCTRSRQVGAACAATTRGGAAAGPEGLRRRWQACLDYIARTPQVADVLLSGGDPLTLPDAALDWLLTRLRAIRHVEIVRIGTKVPAVLPMRVTKHLARMLKKHHPLWMSLHFAHPRELTADTRQACAILADAGIPLGSQTVLLAGVNDTPQALGGLFQGLLSLRVRPYYLYQCDPISGSAHFRTPVARGVEILRALRGRLSGYAMPTFVIDAPGGGGKIPLAPEYTLGYSGDDLVLHNYAGGLYRYPDRAGAALAARPRTGGAA
- a CDS encoding D-alanine--D-alanine ligase family protein, with the translated sequence MKVGLVYDLRSEYLAAGFSEEQTAELDHEETIEALRLGLTALGFEVEAVGSARALAGALAHGRRWDFVFNIAEGLFGSGREALAPALLDAWRIPYTFSDPLVMALCLDKAMCKRVVRDLGLPTPDFALVRSEKDLAELRLGYPVFAKPVAEGTGKGVSAASRAGDRKELAAVCRTLLKRFHQPVLVEAYLPGREFTVGVVGTGELARPLGVMEVVLRGGAEPGAYSYSNKANFESVVDYLPAVGPEAEEAAQLALDVWRGLGCRDGGRVDIRQDGQGRAQFMEVNPLAGLNPNISDLPILCRMNGVSYQDLLRMIVQSALERLPLDPDRERPLRG